In Ruminiclostridium papyrosolvens DSM 2782, the following proteins share a genomic window:
- the ftsE gene encoding cell division ATP-binding protein FtsE, with protein MVEFIDVYKKYPNGTVALKGINLKINKGDFAFIIGSSGSGKSTLLKLLMKEESVTQGDVIVNGYQLSKLHTRQVPYLRRSIGMVFQDFRLLPNKTVYENIAFAMEITECLPREIRRQVPMSLALVGLSRKANAYPHQLSGGEQQRVAIARSLVNNPALLIADEPTGNLDPENSWEIVKLLTEVNQRGTTVVVATHERSIVDAMKKRVIAIEKGKIIRDQQKGLYVDEDTEFKIYS; from the coding sequence GTGGTAGAATTTATTGACGTGTATAAAAAATACCCGAACGGTACTGTAGCATTAAAGGGAATTAACCTTAAAATAAATAAGGGGGATTTTGCTTTTATTATAGGCTCCAGTGGTTCTGGTAAGTCTACTTTACTTAAACTTTTAATGAAGGAAGAATCCGTAACTCAGGGCGATGTCATTGTAAACGGGTACCAGCTATCAAAACTCCATACTCGTCAGGTGCCGTATTTACGTCGCAGTATAGGTATGGTATTTCAGGATTTCAGACTTCTGCCCAATAAAACTGTATATGAAAATATTGCATTTGCAATGGAAATAACAGAATGTCTCCCACGCGAAATACGCAGACAGGTGCCTATGTCCCTTGCACTCGTTGGCTTGAGCCGAAAGGCCAATGCATACCCTCACCAGTTGTCCGGTGGAGAACAACAACGAGTGGCTATTGCAAGATCTTTGGTAAATAATCCTGCGTTGCTTATTGCAGACGAGCCTACAGGAAATCTTGACCCTGAAAATTCATGGGAGATTGTAAAACTTCTGACAGAAGTAAACCAGAGGGGTACTACTGTTGTAGTAGCTACTCATGAAAGAAGTATAGTCGATGCAATGAAGAAAAGGGTAATAGCCATTGAGAAAGGCAAGATAATAAGGGATCAGCAGAAAGGGCTTTACGTGGATGAAGATACGGAGTTTAAAATATATTCTTAA
- a CDS encoding murein hydrolase activator EnvC family protein — protein sequence MKKRLTLLMVMLYIFSCVVIPASASNLDKAKQQQKNVKGELSQIAGQKKALSSQIEQGKENKENLDSQAQKVQGNVNKKSVEISDVKSDIKRITKEIEQIDKDYKAKTELFKTRMRIMYQNMNQSPFEVFVESKSLSEFFSRLEIISLVKENDSKLIQEIITGRESTELQKQDKLRELQEKNEQLKTLTNKVSDIKSSSKKVQSEIEESKSKLQDLEKKEDEMIALSKELAKKITQLSSTTAKYAGGVLAWPTPGYTRISSPFGYRIHPIYKVRKFHTGVDIDAPSGATIVAANSGKVIMAGWNGGYGNCVIIDHGGGLATLYAHQSKIMVQEGDYLKKGDTVGKVGTTGLSTGPHLHFEVRKSGNTTNPLDYYK from the coding sequence ATGAAAAAACGGTTAACTTTGTTAATGGTTATGTTGTACATATTTTCATGTGTAGTTATACCTGCCAGTGCGTCCAATTTGGATAAAGCAAAACAGCAGCAGAAAAATGTAAAAGGTGAGCTTAGCCAGATAGCAGGTCAAAAAAAGGCCTTGTCCAGTCAGATTGAGCAGGGTAAAGAAAACAAGGAAAATCTCGATTCTCAGGCTCAGAAGGTCCAGGGCAATGTGAACAAAAAGTCAGTGGAGATTTCTGATGTAAAGTCGGATATTAAACGTATTACAAAAGAGATTGAGCAGATTGATAAGGATTATAAGGCTAAAACAGAGCTTTTTAAGACAAGAATGAGAATTATGTATCAGAATATGAATCAATCTCCCTTTGAAGTTTTTGTAGAATCAAAGAGCCTGAGCGAATTCTTTTCCCGATTGGAGATAATTTCTCTGGTAAAGGAAAATGACAGTAAGCTTATACAGGAAATTATAACGGGAAGAGAAAGTACTGAACTTCAAAAGCAGGATAAGCTGAGAGAACTTCAGGAGAAAAACGAACAGTTAAAGACCTTGACTAATAAAGTTTCAGATATAAAAAGCTCAAGTAAAAAGGTTCAATCCGAAATAGAGGAATCAAAATCAAAACTGCAGGACCTTGAAAAAAAAGAAGATGAAATGATAGCTTTGTCCAAGGAACTGGCTAAAAAGATAACCCAGCTTAGCAGTACTACAGCAAAATATGCAGGAGGAGTACTGGCTTGGCCAACACCGGGATATACCAGAATATCATCTCCGTTTGGATACAGAATACACCCTATATATAAAGTCAGAAAGTTTCATACGGGTGTAGATATAGATGCTCCGTCAGGTGCTACAATTGTTGCTGCCAACAGTGGCAAGGTAATTATGGCAGGCTGGAACGGTGGTTACGGCAATTGTGTCATAATCGACCATGGAGGCGGACTGGCAACGCTTTATGCCCATCAGAGCAAAATAATGGTACAAGAGGGAGATTACCTTAAAAAAGGTGATACCGTAGGAAAAGTTGGAACTACGGGTTTATCTACGGGGCCGCATCTTCATTTCGAGGTAAGAAAAAGCGGAAACACCACAAACCCGCTTGATTACTATAAATAA
- a CDS encoding ABC transporter ATP-binding protein gives MASLKLKNIYKRYAGGVTAVNDFNLDIEHNEFLVLVGPSGCGKTTTLRMIAGLEEISEGELYIGDKLVNDVAPKDRDIAMVFQNYALYPHMTVFDNMAFGLKLRKTPKEEIKKRVQEAAKILDIEHLLDRKPKALSGGQRQRVALGRAIVREPKVFLMDEPLSNLDAKLRVQMRTEIGRLHNRLNTTFIYVTHDQTEAMTMGTRIVVMKDGYIQQVDSPTALYDRPCNIFVGGFIGSPQMNFMNAVLTKRGNDLHLVFGKNDVKIPEGKAKKLEGTDYIGKEVVVGVRPEHIHDEAMFLESMPDSIVEAKVDLVEMLGAETYLYMIIEGATGTVTARVNARTKTQTGDVIKVAIDANKVHIFDKETERTIIN, from the coding sequence ATGGCTAGCTTAAAGCTGAAAAATATTTACAAAAGATATGCAGGTGGGGTTACTGCTGTTAATGATTTTAATCTTGATATCGAACATAACGAATTCCTTGTTCTGGTTGGTCCTTCAGGATGTGGTAAGACTACTACACTTAGAATGATAGCCGGTTTGGAAGAAATTTCAGAAGGTGAATTGTACATTGGAGATAAATTAGTAAATGATGTTGCTCCAAAGGATAGAGATATAGCGATGGTTTTCCAGAACTATGCATTGTATCCTCACATGACAGTATTTGATAACATGGCATTTGGTTTGAAATTGAGAAAGACTCCAAAGGAAGAAATAAAGAAGCGTGTTCAGGAAGCTGCAAAGATTCTTGATATCGAACATTTGCTTGACAGAAAGCCAAAGGCTTTATCAGGTGGTCAGAGACAGAGAGTTGCGTTAGGTCGTGCTATCGTTCGTGAACCTAAAGTATTCTTAATGGACGAACCTCTTTCAAACTTGGACGCTAAGCTCAGAGTTCAGATGAGAACTGAGATAGGAAGACTTCACAACAGACTTAACACAACCTTTATATATGTAACACATGACCAGACAGAAGCTATGACAATGGGTACAAGAATCGTTGTTATGAAGGATGGATACATCCAACAGGTTGATTCACCAACAGCTCTGTATGACAGACCATGTAACATATTCGTTGGAGGATTCATAGGAAGCCCTCAAATGAACTTTATGAATGCTGTTCTTACTAAAAGAGGAAATGACTTGCATCTCGTATTCGGAAAGAACGACGTTAAGATACCTGAAGGTAAGGCAAAGAAATTGGAAGGAACTGATTACATCGGTAAGGAAGTTGTTGTTGGTGTTAGACCAGAACATATTCATGACGAAGCAATGTTCCTTGAATCAATGCCAGACAGTATAGTAGAAGCTAAAGTTGACTTGGTTGAAATGCTGGGTGCTGAAACTTACCTGTATATGATAATTGAAGGTGCAACCGGAACTGTTACTGCAAGAGTTAATGCTAGAACAAAGACTCAGACTGGTGACGTTATAAAGGTTGCTATAGACGCTAACAAGGTTCATATATTTGATAAAGAAACTGAGCGTACAATTATTAACTAA
- a CDS encoding small, acid-soluble spore protein, alpha/beta type, which yields MDNNEKLKYEIARELGLIEKVMKNGWKSLTPKETGRIGGLVTKRKKMQVQESQQI from the coding sequence GTGGATAATAATGAAAAATTGAAGTATGAAATTGCGCGGGAACTGGGTTTGATAGAAAAGGTTATGAAAAATGGATGGAAAAGCCTTACTCCAAAAGAAACAGGGCGCATTGGAGGATTGGTTACAAAAAGAAAAAAGATGCAGGTTCAGGAAAGTCAGCAGATATAA
- a CDS encoding MFS transporter, whose amino-acid sequence MTKTYKNTLHACYLGYISQAIVNNLAPLLFIIFQSQYNISFEMIGRLILINFGTQLVVDALAVRFVDKIGYRISVVTAHFFCAVGLIGLGTLPALFSTPYMGLVMAVVLYAIGGGLIEVLVSPIVDSIPGDAKASAMSLLHSFYCWGQVAVVLISTLFIKIAGEGLWYILPIIWAAVPAYNFYKFMGVPMVPAIPEHERVPVKRLLKSKLFIIAMILMVCAGASELAMSQWSSLFAQKGLKVSKIMGDLLGPCLFAVLMGLTRVFFGIYGHKINLRKALLSSSILCVICYITAVFVQIPIISLLSCALCGLSVSLMWPGIFSLTSEKYPGGGTAMFGLLAIFGDLGCSVGPWLAGLISDYSQKSAKLVELGAVYGLDSQQVGLKTGIFAATVFPLLMIVALSLFKNKNKPAIINR is encoded by the coding sequence ATGACCAAGACATATAAAAATACTCTGCACGCGTGCTATCTGGGGTACATTTCACAAGCAATTGTAAATAATCTTGCGCCGTTGCTTTTTATAATCTTCCAGAGTCAATATAATATTTCATTCGAGATGATAGGAAGATTAATTTTAATAAATTTTGGGACTCAACTTGTTGTAGATGCTTTGGCAGTGAGATTTGTAGATAAAATAGGTTATAGAATATCAGTTGTTACCGCCCATTTCTTTTGTGCCGTGGGACTTATAGGTCTGGGTACTTTGCCAGCGTTATTTTCAACTCCATATATGGGGTTAGTTATGGCTGTAGTGCTGTATGCAATAGGCGGGGGCTTGATTGAAGTACTGGTTAGTCCAATAGTAGATTCCATTCCGGGTGATGCAAAAGCTTCTGCTATGAGCCTTCTTCACTCATTTTACTGTTGGGGACAGGTTGCTGTAGTATTAATATCCACATTGTTTATTAAAATAGCCGGAGAAGGCTTGTGGTATATATTGCCCATAATCTGGGCAGCCGTTCCTGCATACAACTTTTACAAGTTTATGGGCGTACCAATGGTTCCTGCCATACCCGAACACGAAAGGGTTCCCGTAAAACGGCTGCTGAAATCAAAACTCTTTATAATCGCCATGATACTTATGGTTTGCGCAGGTGCTTCCGAATTGGCAATGTCACAATGGTCATCGTTGTTTGCTCAAAAAGGACTCAAGGTGTCAAAAATTATGGGAGATTTGCTAGGGCCGTGTCTGTTTGCAGTATTAATGGGTTTGACGAGGGTGTTCTTCGGTATATACGGGCATAAGATTAATCTTAGAAAGGCTCTGCTCTCAAGCAGCATATTGTGCGTAATCTGCTATATCACTGCTGTTTTTGTACAGATACCAATTATTTCTTTACTTAGTTGTGCCTTGTGCGGTTTGTCCGTGAGTCTTATGTGGCCGGGGATTTTCAGCCTTACTTCTGAAAAATACCCGGGAGGGGGTACGGCGATGTTTGGTCTGCTTGCAATCTTTGGGGATTTGGGCTGCTCGGTTGGACCATGGCTTGCCGGACTTATATCTGACTATTCTCAAAAATCAGCTAAACTTGTTGAGCTTGGGGCCGTTTATGGTTTGGATTCTCAACAGGTAGGTCTAAAAACGGGGATATTCGCCGCAACCGTATTTCCGCTTTTAATGATTGTCGCACTAAGCTTGTTTAAGAATAAGAATAAGCCTGCAATTATCAACAGATAG
- a CDS encoding S41 family peptidase: MLNMKDQETKRLFSVITMTAVVCFTISILVYGGLMYFNGSYSLTFNKKSVDRSTIQKFNEARSILQKAYYENVDTNKLVEGAISGMTDSLNDPYTVYYNKKQMKWFTGLQNNTENEYVGVGLPIMLDKNGVVTVLEPYDNSPAKAAGIKQGDKILKIDGKDITGIKDETLIASMIKGPENTETILTILRESESSTKDIPVMRKKIKALVNIRSEMLDGNIAYIKLKMFDKNISKNFISQLNTLVKQGAKGLIIDVRDNPGGLYDEVVSLADRLLPEGTIVFTKDKNGKKNVQPSDATELNMPIAVLTNGNSASASEILAGAIKDFKKGTLIGTKTFGKGLVQTTYSFKDGTGLKVTIARYYTPSGVCIQGQGIKPDIEINLPDKYKDTDVATIPKEDDLQLQKAIEVINQK, from the coding sequence ATGCTGAATATGAAAGACCAAGAAACAAAGCGTTTGTTTTCAGTCATAACAATGACAGCGGTAGTATGTTTTACAATATCTATTCTTGTGTACGGCGGTTTAATGTACTTTAACGGAAGTTACTCCCTCACTTTTAACAAAAAAAGTGTAGACAGGAGCACCATACAAAAATTTAACGAAGCAAGGAGCATACTGCAGAAGGCCTACTATGAAAATGTAGATACTAACAAGCTTGTGGAAGGTGCAATAAGCGGGATGACAGATTCACTGAACGACCCATATACAGTATATTACAATAAGAAGCAAATGAAATGGTTTACCGGGCTTCAGAATAATACAGAGAATGAGTATGTAGGTGTCGGATTGCCGATAATGCTTGATAAAAATGGGGTAGTAACCGTGTTGGAGCCTTATGATAATTCTCCTGCAAAAGCCGCAGGAATAAAACAGGGTGACAAGATACTTAAAATTGACGGTAAAGACATTACGGGTATCAAGGATGAAACACTAATAGCAAGCATGATAAAGGGCCCTGAAAACACTGAAACGATTCTTACAATACTAAGAGAATCAGAAAGTAGTACCAAGGATATCCCTGTTATGCGAAAAAAGATTAAAGCTCTGGTAAACATCCGAAGTGAAATGCTTGATGGCAATATTGCGTATATCAAGCTAAAAATGTTTGATAAAAATATAAGCAAGAACTTTATAAGTCAGTTAAACACCTTGGTAAAACAGGGGGCTAAAGGTCTAATAATAGATGTTAGAGATAATCCGGGAGGATTATACGATGAAGTAGTGTCGTTGGCAGACCGGCTATTGCCTGAGGGAACTATAGTGTTTACAAAGGACAAAAACGGTAAAAAAAATGTGCAGCCATCAGATGCAACAGAATTAAATATGCCAATAGCAGTACTTACAAACGGCAACAGTGCAAGTGCTTCTGAAATCCTTGCCGGAGCCATTAAGGACTTTAAAAAAGGAACACTGATAGGAACGAAAACCTTTGGGAAAGGGTTGGTTCAAACGACTTATTCCTTCAAGGACGGCACTGGCTTAAAGGTAACAATAGCGAGATACTATACACCTTCCGGTGTTTGTATACAAGGACAGGGTATAAAGCCGGACATTGAAATAAATTTACCTGACAAGTATAAAGATACTGATGTGGCAACTATTCCAAAAGAAGATGACTTACAGCTTCAGAAAGCAATTGAGGTCATTAATCAAAAATAA
- the ftsX gene encoding permease-like cell division protein FtsX yields the protein MKIRSLKYILKESFKNAYRNKLMSLASISIISAALILFGGFYLILVNLNHNLDILYAQPQMQAYCLPTLTDQQISGIETEIKNNKYIKSYSIVTKKEAFEQFKKFLADDKSNEGGANILEGYDENSMNVSFIIKVKDPLNSKVVANQLRALAGMENVKYSQQTIDLIATISRWVRIVSLVLIGVLLIVSLFIISNTIKLTVFARRKEINIMKYIGATDWFIRWPFIFEGILIGITGALFAFAIISYLYGFAQPRVTSNLATLGNGFEIMDYKYVWSTLVLFYLGVSALIGASGSVMSIRKHLHV from the coding sequence ATGAAGATACGGAGTTTAAAATATATTCTTAAAGAGAGTTTTAAAAATGCATATAGAAACAAACTTATGTCACTGGCTTCAATCAGTATAATAAGTGCGGCTTTGATTCTTTTTGGTGGATTTTATCTGATACTTGTCAATCTGAATCACAATCTTGATATATTGTACGCTCAGCCTCAGATGCAGGCATATTGTTTGCCTACATTGACAGACCAGCAGATTTCTGGAATAGAGACTGAGATAAAGAATAACAAATATATTAAAAGCTATTCAATAGTAACAAAAAAAGAGGCCTTTGAGCAATTTAAAAAATTCCTTGCCGATGATAAATCAAACGAGGGCGGAGCAAATATACTTGAAGGTTACGACGAAAACTCCATGAATGTATCATTTATAATAAAGGTGAAAGATCCTCTGAATAGCAAGGTTGTGGCAAACCAGCTCCGTGCTTTGGCTGGGATGGAAAATGTGAAATATTCTCAACAAACTATAGACCTGATTGCTACTATTTCAAGATGGGTGAGAATAGTTAGCCTTGTTCTTATTGGAGTATTACTAATTGTTTCGCTGTTTATAATTTCAAACACAATAAAACTTACGGTCTTTGCAAGACGTAAAGAAATAAATATCATGAAATACATAGGTGCTACCGATTGGTTTATTAGATGGCCGTTTATATTTGAGGGAATACTCATAGGAATAACGGGGGCTTTATTCGCCTTTGCAATTATTTCATATCTTTATGGGTTTGCTCAGCCAAGAGTAACCAGTAACCTTGCTACATTAGGTAATGGTTTTGAAATAATGGATTACAAGTACGTATGGAGTACACTTGTTTTATTCTATCTGGGGGTTAGTGCTTTAATAGGTGCATCCGGAAGTGTAATGTCAATCCGTAAACACCTCCATGTATAA
- a CDS encoding PucR family transcriptional regulator, with amino-acid sequence MSVKLFQTLSDKYSEVLSKEVGVTDDSGIVIAHSNFQMIGRQDQQAASFALEKAQQALIDGKLYNKVILKNKIEFITFIQAEDLQDSKFLELFTLNILNLKSYYDEKYDKNTFVKNIVVENILPGDILVKSKELHIDYNAMRVVYLINATSDKDIHVHEIIESLFPNKGRDFVVVIDDDNVVLVKEVKNKDDYKEVYKLARVIVDTLNSELMVKAYIGIGTIIDNLKDITKSYKEAQMSMIIGNIFSGDKNIFDYNNLGMGRLIYHIPTTLCQLFLDEVFKDNSADSLDNETMLTIQKFFENNLNVSETARQLYIHRNTLVYRLEKIKRLTGLELTSFDDAVIFKVAILVKKYLANING; translated from the coding sequence ATGTCTGTAAAATTATTTCAGACGCTGTCTGACAAATATAGCGAAGTACTCAGTAAAGAGGTTGGAGTAACAGATGATAGCGGTATTGTTATAGCCCATTCAAACTTTCAGATGATAGGACGACAAGACCAGCAAGCTGCTTCTTTTGCACTGGAAAAGGCACAACAAGCGCTTATAGACGGAAAATTGTATAATAAGGTTATATTGAAGAATAAAATAGAGTTTATTACTTTTATACAGGCAGAAGATTTGCAGGACTCAAAATTTCTTGAGTTATTTACTTTAAATATACTTAACCTAAAAAGCTATTATGATGAAAAGTACGATAAAAATACTTTTGTCAAAAATATTGTAGTTGAAAATATATTACCCGGAGACATTCTTGTAAAGTCAAAAGAGCTTCATATTGATTATAATGCAATGAGAGTTGTATATCTGATAAATGCCACCAGTGACAAGGATATTCATGTCCACGAAATTATAGAAAGCCTTTTCCCGAACAAAGGGAGGGACTTTGTTGTGGTTATTGATGATGACAATGTGGTTCTTGTAAAAGAAGTCAAGAATAAGGATGACTACAAGGAAGTATATAAACTCGCCAGAGTTATTGTAGATACACTTAATTCGGAACTTATGGTAAAAGCTTATATAGGAATAGGTACTATTATAGATAACCTTAAAGATATTACAAAATCCTATAAAGAAGCTCAGATGTCTATGATAATCGGAAATATATTTAGCGGAGATAAAAATATATTTGATTATAATAATTTGGGTATGGGGCGTCTGATATATCATATTCCAACCACCTTGTGCCAGCTTTTCCTTGATGAGGTTTTCAAGGACAACTCTGCAGATTCTCTGGACAATGAGACAATGCTGACAATTCAAAAATTCTTTGAGAATAATTTAAATGTCAGTGAAACTGCAAGACAGCTCTATATTCATAGAAATACTCTTGTGTACAGACTTGAAAAAATTAAGAGACTCACAGGACTGGAACTCACCAGCTTTGATGATGCAGTAATATTTAAAGTTGCAATACTTGTCAAAAAGTATCTGGCTAACATTAACGGTTAA
- a CDS encoding DUF2589 domain-containing protein: MAIGDNFKDLPMAELIGAPLQAVCQSQVQLASASWQFMQTIAFQDDGTPRLLKFDLERPVESEAGIVVNKVSVQAPFIGLVPIPSLLIDNVTIDFQMEVTDVVSSKDTSQSEGSIDASYKSFWGLSVQIHGKVSSSRENTRSTNQTAKYQVHVGASQQPPTEGLSKLMDIMASCTAPLSVTKGS, translated from the coding sequence ATGGCTATAGGAGATAATTTCAAAGATCTGCCAATGGCGGAATTGATAGGTGCTCCTCTTCAGGCAGTTTGTCAGTCACAAGTTCAGCTTGCATCGGCGTCCTGGCAGTTTATGCAGACCATAGCCTTTCAAGATGACGGTACACCGCGGTTGTTAAAATTTGATTTGGAGCGTCCTGTCGAAAGTGAAGCCGGAATTGTGGTAAATAAAGTGAGTGTGCAGGCACCTTTTATCGGTCTTGTACCAATTCCGTCACTTCTAATCGATAACGTTACAATCGATTTTCAAATGGAAGTTACCGATGTAGTATCCAGTAAGGACACATCCCAGAGCGAAGGTAGTATAGATGCCAGCTATAAGAGTTTCTGGGGGCTTTCCGTACAAATACACGGCAAAGTATCCTCCAGCAGAGAGAATACCAGAAGTACCAATCAAACCGCAAAATATCAAGTTCATGTTGGAGCAAGCCAGCAACCTCCAACAGAAGGTTTAAGCAAGCTTATGGATATTATGGCAAGCTGTACGGCACCGCTTTCCGTTACAAAGGGCTCATAA
- the argC gene encoding N-acetyl-gamma-glutamyl-phosphate reductase yields the protein MKYKIYVDGSEGTTGLKINERLEKRDDIEILKIDPEKRKDINERKKYINNADIVFLCLPDSAAKEAVSLTENPSTKIIDASTAHRTNSDWAYGLPELSKGHREKIQISKRVAVPGCYATGFISIVYPLIAGNLLPKDYPVTSHALSGYSGGGKKLIAQFEAPEGHSFESPQLYALGLSHKHIPEMTVISGLEQAPIFSPIVCSYFKGMSVCVPLYRKLLSGTPSVEKIHAFIADYYSNEKFVKVMPLGTEKEFPNSFIGATRVNDTNNLEIYVTGNEEQIMLVSVLDNLGKGSSGAAIQNMNIMLGFDENTGL from the coding sequence ATGAAATATAAAATTTATGTAGACGGAAGCGAAGGTACTACCGGATTAAAGATAAACGAGAGACTGGAAAAAAGAGATGATATTGAAATACTTAAAATAGACCCCGAAAAACGTAAAGATATTAATGAAAGAAAAAAATACATAAACAATGCAGATATAGTTTTTCTTTGTCTGCCGGATTCCGCTGCTAAGGAGGCCGTATCCCTTACAGAAAATCCTTCTACTAAAATTATTGATGCAAGTACTGCTCACAGGACTAATTCTGACTGGGCTTACGGTTTACCTGAATTAAGCAAGGGACACCGTGAGAAGATTCAAATTTCCAAAAGAGTTGCTGTTCCTGGCTGTTATGCGACAGGATTTATCAGTATAGTTTACCCTCTTATTGCAGGCAACCTTCTTCCAAAGGATTACCCTGTTACCAGCCATGCTCTTTCCGGGTACAGCGGCGGAGGAAAAAAACTCATAGCACAGTTCGAAGCTCCCGAAGGACACAGCTTTGAGAGTCCGCAGCTCTATGCGCTGGGTCTGTCCCACAAACACATTCCTGAAATGACTGTTATCAGCGGACTTGAACAAGCTCCTATTTTTTCTCCCATAGTATGTTCTTATTTCAAGGGTATGTCTGTATGTGTTCCTTTATATAGAAAGCTTCTTTCAGGAACTCCTTCAGTTGAAAAGATTCACGCATTTATTGCTGATTATTATAGTAATGAAAAGTTTGTAAAGGTTATGCCATTGGGAACGGAAAAGGAGTTTCCCAACAGTTTTATTGGTGCTACCCGTGTCAATGATACAAACAACCTTGAAATCTACGTTACAGGAAATGAAGAGCAAATTATGCTAGTATCTGTTCTTGATAATTTGGGAAAAGGTTCTTCCGGTGCCGCTATTCAAAATATGAATATAATGTTGGGCTTTGACGAAAATACCGGACTTTAA
- the argB gene encoding acetylglutamate kinase — protein MNYDNLIKKAEILIEALPYIQRLYGKTVVIKYGGNAMINDELKNSVMEDITLLKYIGMNPVLVHGGGPDINKALQNYNVKSEFVNGLRVTDAQTIEVAQMVLVGKTNKQIVSMLNHKGGKAIGLCGIDGKLIECEQYKTEIDGELRDIGYVGTITKINSKVLELISKDEYIPVVAPIGVGPDGESYNINADTVAGEIAAALKAEKLMLLTDVEGVKPSKDSEAIIPALTIDEVYDLIDKKIIAGGMIPKVLGCVEALEKGVGRTHIIDGRIPHCILLEIFTYKGIGTMIMKDKNLYHENEALY, from the coding sequence ATGAATTATGATAATTTGATTAAAAAAGCAGAAATATTAATTGAAGCACTTCCTTACATACAGAGACTTTATGGTAAAACCGTTGTAATAAAATACGGCGGCAATGCAATGATTAATGATGAGCTTAAAAATTCTGTAATGGAAGATATTACTCTTTTAAAATATATAGGAATGAACCCTGTTTTGGTACATGGTGGCGGGCCTGATATAAACAAGGCACTTCAGAACTACAACGTAAAGAGTGAGTTTGTAAACGGTTTAAGAGTCACAGACGCACAGACTATAGAAGTTGCTCAGATGGTGCTTGTTGGAAAAACCAACAAGCAGATTGTATCAATGCTAAACCACAAAGGCGGAAAAGCCATAGGCTTGTGCGGTATCGACGGAAAGCTCATTGAATGTGAGCAGTATAAAACTGAAATCGACGGAGAACTAAGGGACATAGGCTATGTAGGAACAATCACAAAAATTAATTCCAAGGTGCTTGAGCTTATTTCAAAAGACGAATATATACCCGTTGTAGCTCCTATAGGCGTTGGCCCTGACGGTGAGAGCTATAACATAAACGCAGATACCGTAGCAGGTGAAATTGCTGCTGCATTGAAAGCGGAGAAGCTCATGCTGCTCACAGATGTAGAAGGTGTTAAACCCTCAAAAGACAGCGAAGCAATAATTCCTGCCCTCACCATTGACGAAGTTTACGACCTTATTGATAAAAAGATTATTGCAGGAGGTATGATACCAAAGGTTTTAGGTTGTGTTGAAGCACTTGAAAAGGGCGTTGGCAGAACACATATAATTGACGGACGTATTCCCCATTGTATTCTTCTGGAAATCTTTACTTACAAGGGAATCGGAACAATGATTATGAAAGATAAGAACCTGTACCACGAAAACGAGGCCTTGTATTAA
- a CDS encoding DUF2589 domain-containing protein, translated as MIFDKNKDKNVQTTLSDIVRGMLHSVNCSQEILDQHYNKIIERFFYPDGTPITKSFNVDSERCVEIPLITLINPAALALKEIDLEMSLHIDQVNAKKDMYSNLADTPVRGSFNVSVVPSTKSNDRQSDMMDISMKFRAIETPEGVSRFLDEFIKNIGPKHCEPKKD; from the coding sequence ATGATATTTGATAAAAACAAAGACAAGAATGTACAAACTACTCTTTCGGACATAGTGAGAGGAATGCTGCATTCTGTGAATTGTAGTCAGGAAATTCTGGATCAGCATTACAATAAGATTATTGAGAGATTTTTCTATCCTGACGGAACTCCTATAACTAAGTCATTTAATGTAGATTCAGAAAGATGCGTGGAAATACCGTTAATTACACTAATAAATCCCGCTGCACTGGCACTAAAGGAAATAGATTTGGAAATGTCTCTTCATATTGACCAGGTCAATGCTAAAAAAGACATGTACTCCAACTTGGCTGATACTCCTGTCAGAGGAAGCTTTAACGTTTCTGTAGTTCCATCAACTAAGTCCAACGACAGACAATCGGATATGATGGACATTTCAATGAAATTCAGAGCAATAGAAACTCCAGAGGGAGTATCCAGGTTTTTGGACGAATTCATCAAAAATATTGGTCCTAAACATTGTGAGCCAAAAAAAGACTAA